The Streptomyces sp. NBC_00224 genome has a window encoding:
- the sodN gene encoding superoxide dismutase, Ni, producing MLSRLFAPKVKVSAHCDLPCGVYDPAQARIEAESVKAVQEKFQANEDPHFRARAVVIKEQRAELAKHHVSVLWSDYFKPPHFEKYPQLHQLVNDTLKALSAAKASTDPKTGEKALELIAEIDRIFWETKKA from the coding sequence ATGCTTTCCCGCCTGTTTGCCCCCAAGGTGAAGGTCAGCGCCCACTGCGACCTGCCCTGCGGCGTGTACGACCCGGCCCAGGCCCGTATCGAGGCCGAGTCGGTCAAGGCCGTCCAGGAGAAGTTCCAGGCCAACGAGGACCCGCACTTCCGTGCGCGTGCCGTGGTCATCAAGGAGCAGCGCGCGGAGCTCGCCAAGCACCACGTCTCGGTGCTCTGGAGCGACTACTTCAAGCCCCCGCACTTCGAGAAGTACCCGCAGCTCCACCAGCTGGTCAACGACACCCTGAAGGCCCTCTCGGCCGCCAAGGCGTCGACGGACCCGAAGACCGGCGAGAAGGCGCTCGAACTCATCGCTGAGATCGACCGCATCTTCTGGGAGACGAAGAAGGCCTGA
- a CDS encoding ABC transporter substrate-binding protein has translation MTASTTRRTTAASSRIAAVGAIAVAGALLLTGCGDQTKSKDKDSGASSAGTSNAPLFSKLPKNIQDKGVIKVGSDIAYAPVEFKDKDGKTAGIDPDLADALGKQLGVKFQFENGTFDTLVTGLRAKRYDMAMSAMTDTKDRQNGIDSETKKKVGEGADFVDYFTAGVSIYTAKGKDQGIKTWDDLCGKKIVVQRGTVSEDLAKKQSEKCGDKGKISIEAFDTDQQAQTRLRSGGADAGSSDFPVAAYAVKTSGGGKDFQIVGEQVEAAPYGIAVSKDNTRLRDALKEALDAIIKSGDYDKIIAKWGVEAGAVKEAKVNGGV, from the coding sequence AGCACCACCCGTCGTACGACCGCCGCCTCGTCCCGGATTGCCGCGGTCGGCGCGATCGCGGTCGCCGGTGCCCTCCTGCTGACCGGCTGCGGAGACCAGACGAAGAGCAAGGACAAGGACAGCGGTGCCAGCTCGGCCGGCACCAGCAACGCCCCGCTCTTCTCGAAGCTGCCCAAGAACATCCAGGACAAGGGCGTCATCAAGGTCGGCTCGGACATCGCGTACGCCCCGGTCGAATTCAAGGACAAGGACGGCAAGACCGCCGGTATCGACCCGGATCTGGCCGATGCCCTGGGCAAGCAGCTGGGCGTGAAGTTCCAGTTCGAGAACGGCACCTTCGACACCCTGGTCACCGGCCTCCGCGCCAAGCGCTACGACATGGCCATGTCGGCCATGACGGACACCAAGGACCGCCAGAACGGCATCGACTCGGAGACCAAGAAGAAGGTCGGCGAGGGCGCCGACTTCGTGGACTACTTCACCGCCGGTGTCTCGATCTACACCGCCAAGGGCAAGGACCAGGGCATCAAGACCTGGGACGACCTCTGCGGCAAGAAGATCGTGGTGCAGCGCGGCACGGTCTCCGAGGACCTCGCCAAGAAGCAGTCCGAGAAGTGCGGTGACAAGGGCAAGATCTCGATCGAGGCCTTCGACACCGACCAGCAGGCCCAGACCCGACTGCGCTCCGGCGGCGCCGACGCCGGCTCCTCGGACTTCCCGGTCGCCGCGTACGCGGTGAAGACCTCGGGCGGCGGCAAGGACTTCCAGATCGTCGGCGAGCAGGTCGAGGCCGCTCCGTACGGCATCGCGGTCTCCAAGGACAACACCCGGCTGCGCGACGCCCTCAAGGAGGCGCTCGACGCGATCATCAAGAGCGGTGACTACGACAAGATCATCGCGAAGTGGGGCGTCGAGGCCGGCGCCGTGAAGGAAGCCAAGGTCAACGGCGGCGTCTGA
- a CDS encoding amino acid ABC transporter ATP-binding protein, producing MTAMVKSEGVHKSFGATEVLKGIDLEVAEGEVFCLIGPSGSGKSTFLRCINHLEKINAGRLYVDGELVGYRQKGDKLYELKDSEVAVKRRDIGMVFQRFNLFPHMTAIENVMEAPIQVRGESKAVVRERAQKLLDRVGLADKAKNYPSQLSGGQQQRVAIARALAMEPKLMLFDEPTSALDPELVGDVLDVMRGLAEDGMTMIVVTHEMGFAREVGDSLVFMDGGVVVESGHPRDVLTNPQHDRTKSFLSKVL from the coding sequence ATGACCGCCATGGTGAAGTCCGAAGGCGTGCACAAGTCCTTCGGCGCGACCGAGGTCCTCAAGGGCATCGACCTGGAGGTGGCCGAGGGCGAGGTGTTCTGCCTGATCGGCCCGTCCGGCTCCGGCAAGTCGACCTTCCTGCGGTGCATCAACCACCTGGAGAAGATCAACGCCGGCCGGCTGTACGTGGACGGCGAGCTCGTCGGCTACCGCCAGAAGGGCGACAAGCTCTACGAGCTGAAGGACAGCGAGGTCGCGGTCAAGCGCCGCGACATCGGCATGGTCTTCCAGCGCTTCAACCTGTTCCCGCACATGACGGCCATAGAGAACGTCATGGAGGCGCCGATCCAGGTCAGGGGCGAGTCCAAGGCGGTGGTGCGCGAGCGCGCGCAGAAGCTGCTCGACCGGGTCGGCCTGGCCGACAAGGCGAAGAACTACCCCTCGCAGCTCTCCGGCGGCCAGCAGCAGCGTGTGGCGATCGCCCGCGCGCTGGCCATGGAGCCGAAGCTGATGCTCTTCGACGAGCCGACGTCGGCGCTCGACCCGGAGCTGGTCGGTGACGTCCTGGACGTCATGCGCGGCCTCGCCGAGGACGGCATGACCATGATCGTGGTCACCCACGAGATGGGCTTCGCGCGCGAGGTCGGCGACTCGCTGGTCTTCATGGACGGCGGTGTGGTGGTCGAGTCCGGCCACCCGCGCGACGTCCTGACCAACCCGCAGCACGACCGGACGAAGTCGTTCCTGTCGAAGGTGCTGTAG
- a CDS encoding ABATE domain-containing protein gives MELAYYSDYAVRLVNTEEPARNKDALTTVEVIRELFGSESTTARRATEADVPRLRAVRARLRAVFEAADEGEQVQAVDLLNSLLLEFPVSPQISGHDHRDEDDSPLWHMHLADHTSNATAGYAALASMGLAFHLTEYGVDRLGLCQAAPCRNAYLDTSTNRSRRYCSDRCATRANVAAYRARKRLETDRSANTGLTAETSQDSSTPTER, from the coding sequence GTGGAACTGGCCTATTACTCGGACTATGCCGTGCGCCTGGTCAACACCGAGGAGCCGGCCCGTAACAAGGATGCCCTCACGACGGTCGAGGTGATCCGGGAGCTCTTCGGCTCCGAGTCGACCACGGCCCGCCGGGCGACGGAGGCGGACGTACCGCGCCTGCGGGCGGTCCGGGCGCGGCTGCGGGCGGTGTTCGAGGCGGCGGACGAGGGCGAGCAGGTCCAGGCGGTGGACCTGCTGAATTCCCTTCTCCTGGAGTTCCCGGTCAGCCCGCAGATCTCCGGGCACGACCACCGGGACGAGGACGACAGCCCGCTGTGGCACATGCACCTGGCCGACCACACCTCGAACGCGACCGCGGGCTACGCGGCGCTCGCCTCGATGGGCCTGGCCTTCCATCTCACCGAGTACGGCGTCGACCGCCTCGGCCTCTGCCAGGCGGCGCCGTGCCGCAACGCGTACCTCGACACCTCCACCAACCGCTCCCGGCGCTACTGCTCGGACCGCTGCGCGACCCGGGCGAACGTGGCCGCCTACCGGGCGCGCAAGCGCCTGGAGACCGACCGGTCGGCGAACACGGGCCTGACCGCCGAGACCAGCCAGGACAGCAGCACCCCCACCGAGCGCTGA
- the sodX gene encoding nickel-type superoxide dismutase maturation protease, translating to MTDQGREPKVPLGIAEVTGTSMVPTLLHGDQLLVHYGTELRAGDVAVLRHPLQQDLLIVKRLIELREGGWWVLGDNPDDEVVDSRAFGTVPCELVLGRVRGRYRPLTRGRQRSVGVLLSWLVSAVRPVFADRSVSRRLRAR from the coding sequence ATGACGGATCAGGGGCGGGAGCCGAAGGTGCCGTTGGGGATCGCGGAGGTGACGGGGACCTCCATGGTGCCGACGCTGCTCCACGGCGATCAGCTGCTGGTGCACTACGGGACCGAGCTCCGGGCGGGTGACGTCGCGGTGCTGCGGCATCCGCTCCAGCAGGATCTGCTCATCGTCAAGCGGCTGATCGAGCTGAGGGAGGGGGGGTGGTGGGTGCTGGGGGACAACCCGGACGACGAGGTCGTCGACAGCCGGGCCTTCGGGACCGTGCCGTGCGAGCTGGTGCTCGGGCGGGTGCGCGGCCGCTACCGGCCGCTGACCCGCGGGCGTCAGCGCTCGGTGGGGGTGCTGCTGTCCTGGCTGGTCTCGGCGGTCAGGCCCGTGTTCGCCGACCGGTCGGTCTCCAGGCGCTTGCGCGCCCGGTAG
- a CDS encoding amino acid ABC transporter permease, producing the protein MTVDVNKTEPADTPPPAAPESIKAIPVRHYGRYVSAVIAIGLLVAIIYAFSQGKINWGAIPDYFFDDRIIHGVGQTLLLTVLSMAIGIAGGIMLAVMRLSKNPVTSSIAWFYIWFFRGTPVLVQLMVWFNLGLVFEYINLGPIYKDYWSSFMTPLLTALLGLGLNEAAYMAEICRAGLLAVDEGQTEASHALGMSHAKTLRRIVIPQAMRVIVPPTGNEVINMLKTTSLVSAVQFYELLREAQDIGQTSGASVEMLFLAATWYLILTTIFSIGQYYLERYYARGSSRALPPTPFQRIKANLALLRRTPKVVTR; encoded by the coding sequence GTGACTGTTGACGTCAACAAGACGGAGCCGGCGGACACCCCGCCCCCCGCCGCTCCGGAGAGCATCAAAGCGATCCCGGTCCGCCACTACGGCCGGTACGTCTCCGCCGTGATCGCGATCGGCCTGCTCGTCGCGATCATCTACGCGTTCAGCCAGGGCAAGATCAACTGGGGTGCGATCCCCGACTACTTCTTCGACGACCGGATCATCCACGGCGTCGGCCAGACCCTGCTGCTGACCGTCCTTTCCATGGCGATCGGCATCGCGGGCGGCATCATGCTCGCCGTGATGCGGCTGTCGAAGAACCCGGTGACCTCGTCCATCGCCTGGTTCTACATCTGGTTCTTCCGGGGCACCCCGGTCCTGGTCCAGCTGATGGTCTGGTTCAACCTGGGCCTGGTCTTCGAGTACATCAACCTCGGCCCGATCTACAAGGACTACTGGTCCTCGTTCATGACGCCGCTGCTCACGGCGCTGCTCGGGCTCGGCCTCAACGAGGCCGCGTACATGGCGGAGATCTGCCGGGCCGGTCTGCTGGCGGTCGACGAGGGCCAGACCGAGGCGTCCCACGCGCTCGGCATGAGCCACGCCAAGACGCTGCGCCGGATCGTGATCCCGCAGGCGATGCGCGTGATCGTGCCGCCCACGGGCAACGAGGTCATCAACATGCTGAAGACCACCTCGCTGGTCTCGGCGGTGCAGTTCTACGAGCTGCTGCGCGAGGCCCAGGACATCGGCCAGACGTCCGGTGCCTCGGTGGAGATGCTGTTCCTCGCGGCCACCTGGTACCTGATCCTGACGACGATCTTCTCGATCGGCCAGTACTACCTGGAGCGCTACTACGCCCGCGGCTCCAGCCGTGCGCTCCCGCCCACCCCGTTCCAGCGGATCAAGGCCAATCTGGCCCTGCTCCGTCGTACCCCCAAGGTGGTGACCCGATGA